The Leptospira noumeaensis genome includes the window TCAATCACCGTTTCACCATCATTGGGAATGTACACCACAAGTCAATCATCTATTGTAAAAATTGTCCAAGGTAATTCTTTTTTTTTCTCTATCTGGTATCTGAAATTCAGAACAAAAGATAGAGAAACATACTCGGAAAGAGCAAGTTCTACCTGTGGATACTTTATAAAACGAACTTTGTTTCTGCCCAGATACCGGCAGGAACAGAAATAACAACCGTTATGCTTGGATTATTTCATTTTACAGGAATCATCTTACCTATGGTTCTTTCGGATTGAAAAGAATATGAAAATAAAACTTGACCAATTTAAAAATAGGATTCTTTAGATGGTCCATCGTTCTAGGTCAAAGAAAAACAGAGAAGGAAACATATGAAATTTATTTCTAAAACACTGTTATTCTTTTGTTTTTTCTTCATAGGTTTTTGTACGAGTGATACAACCCCTATTCCCAAACTAGAAAAGGGAATTCTCAACCTTCGAAATTTTTCCTTTTCTCAAGAGCAAAAATTTTCTTTAGAAGGAGAATGGAAATTTACGCCAAGAGAATTCACACTAACACCAAACGAAAAAAGTATTTTAGTTTCCATACCAGAATTGCCCCATTGGAATTCTTACAACCAGGTTCACAACCAGGAGAAAGTTGGATATGGGATGGGAAGTTATCACTTATCTATCCTCCCACCAAAAGAAAGGGCAACGCTTGCCATAGATTTTACAGATTTTTTTTCCGATGCAGAAGTATACCAAAACCAATCCAAAATTGGAACGTTTGGTTCTATCAAAAACCCTAATGCCAACTTCGATATAAAACCTCAATTGATTCGCATTTTACCTTCAGATCAAAATCCAATTGAACTGACTGTATTTGTAAGAAATCGTTTTTATCCATTAGGTGGAATCCGAATTCCGCCAACGATTGGAGTTTACGAATCACTCAAAACATCTCGAGAAAAAGATATACTCACAAATGCCATCGTTGTGGGTGGTTTTATTTTTTTAGGATTTTATCAGTTGGGAATGCATTACACAAGAAAGAAGATAAAGGGATCTTTTTATTTTTTCCTTTTTTGTTTTGTCATGTCTCTTCAGATTCTTGCCGCAGGGCCAAGAATTTTATTCGTATTTTTTGAATCCGTTCCAAGCGAACTAGTATTTCGAATCGATTATTTCACACAATACATTGGAGTGATATTAGGTTTGAATTATATCCATAGTTTGACCAAGAAATACATCTCAAAAAAGATAATCTATATCTCATCTGGATTGCTCATCATCCCGGCCTGCCTTTCCGTCTTTGGGTCTATTTACTTGATTACCTCCATCCATCACTACGTTTTGAGTATCATCATCCCAATACTCATTGTCGCATTATACTTAATCGTTAGTTACATTAGAGACAAACGTGCGGGATATATCTATTTGGGTTTGTCTGTTATACTAATGATCGGCTTTACTAGCCATGATATTATTTTATCATTACTTCACAAAACGCAGCCATTACTACTAAACTATGGATTATTACTTTTTGTTTTTTTTCAGTCCATCTTTTTATCTAAACATATCTCTGGTGAAATAGTTTCCGCAGAATTAAAATTTAAAGATGCCTTACATCAATTGGTACAATCAGAAAAACTATCTTCCCTAGGTGTCATGGTGGCAAGTGTCGCACATGAAATTAACTCACCGCTCAGTGCCGTTATTATGACGAGTGACTCCATTCGAGATGACATCTCAACATTCTTTAAGGAATTACCTTATTATGAACCAATCCCCAAAGACTGTTACCCAATTTTAATTTCCCTAGTGGAGTATTCACTTTCACAGGTAGAACTTTTATCCGGAAAAGAATACCGAGAACAAAAACAAAAGATCAGCCAAAACTTAGAGACACTTGGAATCAATGATACAACAAGGGTTTCAGAATTGTTGGTTTGTTTGGGTTTAAAGGAAATTCCTAAAGAATGGATTTCCGTTTTTTCGGAAAAAAGATCTGATTCCCTCCTTGTGTTGGCAGAAAAAGTGGTGCGCATCCTTCAAGGCACAAACACCATCCAAACTGCGGCAAATAGAGCCATAAAAATTGCCCAAGCATTAAAAAACTTCACACACTTTGATCCGAAAGCCGAAAAACAATCCATTCATCTCTCCGATTCGATTCAAAACATCATTGCCATTCTTGGAGGATACATCAAACAAGGAATTCAAATCTCAACAATTTCAGAAACAATTCCACCTATAGACTGTTATCCGGATGAACTAAACCAAGTTTGGTCGAACTTATTACAAAATGCCATCCAATCAACGAATGGAAAAGGAGAAATAAAAATAGAAATTGGACAAACGAGTTTGCAGAACGAACCTTTTGCATTTGTTTCCATTCAAGATTCTGGCCCAGGGATCCCTGAGGATATTATTGGAAAAATTTTTGATCCTTTTTTTACAACAAAACCAGTGGGACAAGGCACAGGACTTGGACTTTATATTTCCAAACAAGTCATTGAAAAACATAGAGGCATCATTGAAGTTCATTCGAAACCTAAAGAAACTAAATTTATCGTGTATCTTCCGTATGTTTCCAAGGATAACGATATGAAATTAAGTTAGTTTCTAGTTTGAAAATTTTAAAATTATCCTATTTTGGATCTGGCAACCGAAAACTAACAATCGTTCCCTTCCCCTTTTCGCTTGTGGCCCAGATTTCACCACCATGCAATTTGATAAATTCATTACAAAGAATAAGACCAAGACCTGTTCCCTTTTCACCTTCTAATCCAATACTGGTCACCTGGGCATCCACACGAAATAATTTTTCTAAATCCGAACTATCCATACCAATTCCATTGTCATGGCATTCCACTCGAATTCCATCTTCATCTTGTTTAGCGATGATTCTAATTTCCCCATTTTCATTTGTGAATTTAATCGAATTTGTAATTAGATTTCTAAGTACAGCCTGGATCATTTCTGAATCGGCATATACATAGGCTAAGGCGGAAGGGATATCTAAGGTAATACGAATTGATTTTTTTTTGATCAAAGACTCTACTTGGTCAACGATCTTTGTGACAAGACTCAAAAGGTTAATTTGTTTAGGACGGAAAGGCATATTCCCAGTTTGAGTCCTGGCCCAATCCAAAAGTTGTTCTAAAAGACCATACAACATAGATGCAGAATTTTGAATTTCAAATATGGTATCTTTTTTTTCTGCATTGGAATGTGAGTCAAAATCTTCATAAAGAAGTTCTGTTAATTGTTTGAATGCACCCAGCGGATTTCTTAAATCATGAGCAATGATAGAAAAAAATATGTCTTTGGTTCTGTTGGATTCACTAAGTAATTTTTCTGAATTGTGTAAGGCTTCAATGGCTTTGTTCTTTTCAAAAACTTGTTTTCTAAGTAATTTGGTTCGGTCAAAAACCTTTTTTTCTAATTCAAAACGGTAAGTGATCAAACGTTGGTATTGCAGTGTGATAAACTCAGACAAAATTGAAAACGGAATGAGGAAAGAAATTAAATAAATATAAGAATCAAATACCCCTGGGTATACAAATGGCCCCACTCCCATCCTTGTCATAAGGATACTGGAAAGATACAAAAGAAAAACACCTAAGGTTACTCCTCGGATTTGAAACCGATAACCTAAATAAATCAAAATCAAAAAAGATAAAAAGAAAAGATAAGGAAAGTGATAAACAATAACCGCTTGTACTAAGATAAAAGCAGTTGTCCATAAGATGAGTTTGATGGATAAATCCTCTAATTGGAATTTCCTCCATGCCATAAAAAATGGAACGGTAATAAAAATCCCAATGGTGTCCCCAAAAATGATTACAATCAAAGTGCGAACGATTTCAGAATTATTTAGTTTATAAAAATACCCGAAGGAATAGAGAACTCCACCTAAACATAAAATGGAAATTACACTCGAAAGAAAGGAAACATAAGTAACAAAATAAAAATTATCTTTTGCGGAATTAAGACTCTTGCGAATTTTTTTAATCCAAAAAGTATATGCCAGAGCAGATTGGAATGTGTCCACTCCTGCTGTCAGGCAAATACTGAGATACAAATCAAACTGGCTTAAATTGTGATGACTACTGATTAGGCCATCTTTGTTGGAAAGAAAACTTGCCAACCAAACCACTGGTAAAAACCAATATCCAAAAAACAAACAACCAATGAGTCCAATTCCAGAAGGGATCCAGAGGACTGCCAGGTTCACTGGTTGGAAGGCAAAGTATTCCATCCCTAATTTGGCAGTTCCAATATAGAGGAGAAATAAAATGAATGCCTTTAGGAATTGCTTCCAGTTCATGCGGATAGAATAAACGAAGGACAATTAGAGAAAAGCGAAATTATCTTTGAATTTCCTCTATTATGTAAGGAATACCCCAAATACAGAAGAGGATTCTTATCAAGGGATTTAGAAGGTATAAAAATCCTAGACTAATTTCCAGACAAAAGAGACTTAAAATCGCTACTTATGTCTTTACTTTTCATAAAGTAAGTGCCAATTAACATTGAATCGACGATTCCTTTATATTTTTGCCAATCGGCGTAACTTTCTATTCCCGATTCGGCAACACGAATGATGGACTCATCTAATTCAGGAGCAATTTCCTCTATTAGATTTTTATGAATTTCGAATGTGTCTAGATCTCTAGTATTGATACCAATGGTTGTGGCACCAGCATCCAGTGCCGTTTTTACTTCTTCTCGGTTGTGAGTTTCAACAAGTATTGAAAGACCCAAATCTTTAGCATACCGATGTAGAGAAGTTAGATCTTTGGGAGATAGGATTCGCACAATGAGTAAAATCGCCGAAGCTCCATAAGCGTAAGCTTCATCAATTTGTATTGGATCAATGATAAAATCCTTTCTGATCACAGGGATAGAAACGGACTCAGCTACTGCTTTGAGGTCACCCAAAGAGCCAAAAAAATATTGGGAATCCGTGAGAACAGAGATGGCGCCAGCACCTGAAGATTCATAAATAGACGCGATTTCTACGGGAAAATAGTCGGGCCTTAGGATTCCAGAACTGGGGCTTCCTTTTTTACATTCAGCAATGACAGAAATGGAATTTGTTTTGAGTTGGGATTCCCAAGGTCTTAAGGGAAGGATCCGAGGAGGAAGCTTTTTCCCCCTGGCCAAACGAACTTCCTCGTGTTTGGTCTCAACTATCTTATGTAAGATAGGATTCAAAGAGACTCCTTTTAAAATGCTTTTAATGCAGCATCTTCTGAGTCGTAAATATCAAAAAGAGAAGTAAGTTCGATTACGTCAAAAATACGTTTAACAGCGGGTTTGATATTAGAAATTTTTAAGGAACCGTCTTTGGAATTGAGTTTGCGAAGGGTTGAGATACAAGCTCGGAACCCAGAAGAAGACATGTATTCCACATCTTTCATGTTTAATAGAACCTTTCTATGCCCAGCATTATCGATGAGTTCCATTAGGCCCTCTTCCACTTCATTTGCCACAGAAACGTCCAATCGACCTTCCAGATATACAACCAGTTTTCCGTCTTTCACTTCGTGTTTCAGCACCGATTTACCCAACCTGATATGATTTTACAAAATCATCGTATTTTAGCGGACTGTCAATCAATGTTTTCTGAATCCATTCCAACGCCATCCGACCTCGACCAGTTCCAAAATTTCCTGATTTTAGGAGGTGGATCCTCTGGTGATTCCTCAGCCAGGTTATTATCTTCTCTCGGAAAACGTTGTATCTTGGCAGACCAATTTCCCGAACGTGCCAATTCAAGTTTATATGTTTCTGTTTTGTCAGACAATCACCCACAGGAAATTTTAAAAGAAATCCATTGTATCATCAAAAGTCCTGGTGTCTTGCCGAATCATCCTATCTTAGAAGAAGCAAAAAAAAATGAAATCCCCGTTTATAGTGAAATTTGTTTGGCTCGCATTTTTTACAAAGGACCAATCATCGGAATTACAGGGACCGATGGAAAGTCGACCACTACAGCCCTCACCTATCACATTCTAAAATCAAAATTTCCAAATTCAAAGATGGGTGGAAATATCGGAGTTCCATTCACTTCCTTTTGTATGGAACCACTCGATCTCGTTGTCCTCGAACTTTCCAGTTACCAATTAGAAGATTCACCTAACTTAGAATTAACTTCATCTGCTATTTTAAATTTAGCCTCAGACCATTTGGAAAGGCATAAAACCATGGAATCTTATGCAAAGGCAAAATGGAAAATTCAAAACTTAAACAATCCAAACCATAAAGCTTTTGTGAGTCCTAACTTTTTAAATTTTATTAAAACGGAAAATACCAATCACCAAAATTTATTTTTGGTTGGTGAAAACAAAAATTACTCTGTGAGTTTAGATCCGAATCAAATTCACACACCGAGTTTTGTTTATGATGCCTCTTCCTTTCCTTTGAAAGGGAAACACAATTTGATGAATTTATGTTTTGCCATTGCCCTATGTGAAACCATGGATATGAATGAGAAAGAAATCCAAAACGGATTTGAATCCTTTACTGGACTTCCCCATAGATTTAAAAAAGTAGATAACTCAGGATTTCAAAAACAATACCAAAACATTCATTTCATCAATGACTCCAAATCCACTAACTTACATTCAATGCTTTCGGGAATTTCTGGATTTAAAAAGGGAGACGGCTTGTTTTTGATTTTGGGTGGGATTCCCAAATCAGAACCAATAAATCCACTCATCCAGCGTTTGAAAGAATTAAACAATCCAATTTGGGTTTATGGAAAAGCAGTGGAAGTTTGGAAAACAGAGTTGGAAAAAATGGATTTTCCCATCCATTACTTTCCAGACCTTCCCACTCTCCTTGGCCATCTAAAACAAACTATCGATATAGAATTGGAAAACCATTTGGAAAAGGAATCCCAATCCTTATCTGTAATTTTTTCACCGGCTGGTGCCAGTTTTGATTTGTATAAAAATTTTGAGGAAAGAGGAAATCATTTTGAATCTATACTCAAACAAATATTTTCATAAGTTTAACCACGGATATGGTAACCACCATCCACATGGCGGATTTCCCCTGTGATTCGGTTACCAGGTCGAAACAAATAAGCTACTTCTTCTGCTAAATCTTTTGCAGATGCATTTCCTAAAGGAGCCATTTGTTCACAGTTGTTTTCTGCTTGTTCTAAACCTTCGATCGCTGAACCGGCCTTACTTGCCCTGTAGGGAGAAAATCGAATGGCATTCACTTGGACTTGTATTTCTTTACCAAGTTCCATGGCCATTTCTTTCACAAGTCTCTCTAACGCAGATTTGGCGATCCCAATGTTTTTGTAAGGATGTGAGACTATTTTTTCTGCACCTAAATAACTCAGGGCCACAATAGATCCTTTTTTGGCTAATAAATTTCTCTGGTATAAACTTTGGGTTAGAGCAAGAAGTGAAAAGGCAGATACGTTCATTGCATCCATAAATTCTTCCCGGGAAACCGTCATAATTGGTTTTACTTTTCCTTGGCGAATGGTTTTATCCATGGCAATAGAATGTAAAAGAGCGTGTACACTTATTTGACTCGTTTGTAAAAAATCGGCAAAAGAATCTATATTTGCTTGGATGGTCACATCCAAAGGATAAGTGATCACATCATCACCTAACTCTTTTTTAACGGTTTGAGTAAAATCCGAGTAAGTCCTTTCTAAAAAAGAATACCCTGCTTCAGATAAATTTTGATGAAACTCCGTTTTACCAAGCCCAGTGCATATTAATTTGGCACCAAGTTGTTTGCATTCTTTTGCGATGACAAGTGCGAGTGATGACGAATCCGTAATCCCTGTGATGATTACGGTTTTACCTTCTAATTGATAATCCATTTTTACCCTCTCCGTTTAGACCAAAATCGGTTTAAAAAGGAGAAGAAATGCGAAGTTTTTTTCGTGCTTTATTTATCGTTTGTGCAAGATTTTTTCATAGGATTGGCTACCAATAAAAATATCCAAAAGGTCCCCATCGATGTGTTGGTCTCTCACTTCCATCTTTAAAATATCAAAGGCTCTTTCCAGAGGCACAGCCTTTTTATAAGGACGGTCTTGGTCGGTCAGCGCATCAAAGATATCGGCAATGGCCATCATTTTGGCCTGTACTGGGATCTCAACCGCTGAGAGTCCTCTGGGATACCCTGACCCATTTAATTTTTCATGGTGGCCGTGAGCAATGGCAGGAACCATTTTGAGTTCTCTTGTCCATGGAATTTTTGATAAAAATTGGAAGGTATGTTCTACGTGAGATTCAATTTCTCTTCTTTCTTCAAAGTCGAGAGATCCACGCCGAATGGATAAAAAATTAAACTCTCGCGGCATAAGTAAACTGAGCTGGTTCCCTTCTGTTGTGTGATAACTCATTTTAGAAATTTCTTCTAAAAAGTTGGAATTCCCTTCTTCTAAAATGGAAGGTTCATTGGATTCGGAAATTACTCGAACCATTTCTTCCAATTTATCTTTTTCCAAACTGTATTCGAGTTGGATTGATTTTTCAAACTCCGGATAACCGTTGTTACCATGTTTTTTTAAGTATTCAATTTTTTTCTGGGAAAGTCCTGCTTCAACATCTTTTAAGATAAACTGAAAACGCCATCGAATTAAATCCAATTCGTAGTCTTCTAGTTTTTTGGCTTTGACAAGAACCTTTTCCCGAACACCAACCTTTCCAAAATCATGAAGTAAAGATGCGTATCTTATTTCTTTGACCTGTGATTCATTAAAATGAACATCTTTAAATCTTCCGACTTGGATTTCATTTACGGACTCAGCAAGGCCGACTGTATACTGAGCCACTCGGAAAGAGTGACCAGAAGTAGTTGGATCCCTAGATTCAATCGCGGAAACACTCGCCGTAACAAATCCTTCAAACAAAGTTTCAATATCATGAACCAAATTATTATTTTGGATGGCAACTGCAGCTTGTCCTGCCACAGCCATCACCAGTTCCTCTGAATATTTATCATATTCTAAGATGGAATTGGTTTTCATTTCTTCTAAATTGAGTTTCGTTTGAAAATTTTTCTTACGATTGATGAGTTGGATGACACCCACAACTTCATCGTGATGGTCCTTCATAGGAACCACGAGCATGGATTTTGAATAATAATTACTCATTTTATCAAAATCACTATTAAACTTATACTCCTCTTTGCCGGACAATTCGTACACATTAGGAATGTTCAGTTGTTTCCCAGTAAATGCAACATAACCGGCGATACTCTTTTTATTGATGGGTAAAATAAATTCATCAGAATTCAAATCCAAGGCTGAGATTTTGAATCTTAGATTTCTTGGGTTTCCTCTTTCGTCCTTTTCGACTAAATACAGGGAACCAGAATCGGAATTAGAAATTTCACGTGCTGAGTTTAGAATATCACGGAGTAATTTGGTAAAATCTTTTTCGTTGGCAAGACTAATCCCAATCCTTGTGAGTTTAGAAATTTCATTTGTTGAAACATTGATCCGTTTTTGTAATTCAAATTTGTCTACAACCATCTGGAGACTGGTAAAAGCATTGGCCAGAGCTTTGACCAAAAAAACCAGAGGTGCATCATCCGGAACATTCGTAAAAAATAAATCTTCTTCAATGTTTAGAGCAATGTATCCCGTATAATCAATGGGTGCCCTAACAATAAAACTAGACATGATCGTCGGTTGGTTCTTTAGAAATTGGTGGATCTCTTGGTGTTTGGATTCTAGTTCATACCGAGAGATATAGAATAATACTTTGGCTATGCGGCCATGCGAATCAACTTCGATCTGATCTAGATCTGCTAAGGTCAAAACCTTAGCTTTGATTTTTTTGGAATAATCGGCAATTTTGCCTTCAAAAAAAGGGTCATCTGTGATGATGAATTGTGTATCCGGAGATTTGGTCACAAATTTACTATCGACATGAAAAAATCGACTGTCGATTGTTTTTTTGAAAATGAATCTTACTTTTGTTTGTTTAGCAGGATGATTCCAAAACAGAAAGAAGCGGCCAAATAAAAACTCAAAAAATACAGGATCTGGACTCCTAACAATACATAGGGTGAATGCACCCACCCGCTTGGTTCTGCCAGGAAAAAAGGAAGGAAAATTCCCAAAACGGAAGGGTAAAGAAAAGAAACTACCCCTCGGATTCCAGACGCCGACCAAGAAATCGAAGACAAATAGGAATAAATGAGTCGTCCAAAAATTCCAGAGAAAAATGCCAAGGGCAGAACGACTAAAATTTCTGTTCCAAGACATACAGAAAATGCTAAGGCCCCAATCCAAATCCCAGTTTCTGCAGAAGTTGGAACCATTTCTTTTTTGAGTTTGGAAACAAAAAGAAACCCCACCAAGGAAGAGGTTCCATACATTAGGATCGTTGCAACTTGTTTAAAAAATTGAACGTCCACTTTCCAGGGAGATAACACAAGAAAGGCAGCAGGTAAAAAACTCAAATAAACGAAACGTAAGTTATCCTCACCTAATATTTGCTCCTTGCCTCCATCCAGATTCCAAAACATCTCTCGCATCCAAACAAAGGCACCAAGGGAAATGGCAAAAGGCAAAATGAGAGTATTGTCTTGGACAAGGATCGTTTTTTGGAAAAAATAAATTCCAAAAAGTAAAGAAACCCAAAACAAATACAAAAAAACAGAAACAAAGATTCGCCTGAATGGACTAAAATCAAAGATCCGTTCTTCGAAAGAAACATATGATAAAAATAACAAAAGATTACTTTTTGTAATATAAACAAATATAGAATCGGTATTCCAAATTTCGGAGTGGATTCCCCATTTTTTTAAAGTTTCTGTTAAAACAAATCCAAAGACGGTAATCATAGTCCACTGGAAAAGTAAATCGCTACGTTTTGTTTCTTCAGAAATTCTAGAAAGAGAATGGAACAAAAAGAAGCCAGATAAAACACAAAATAGGAATTCTGTTTCAAATAAATTCATAGATTTACTTCCTCACTGACAGTAAAGGGAAGGATGGAATATGGTGGTTCGCCGTTACGATCTAAACTTTGAAAGTTATGATGAAATCCTCTGATGGACTGGTTACCGATTAATATAAATTTTTCACTTCCAGCAGGTTTCAAAAGGATACTGCGGTTGAAAAAGTATAAAACCGGATTTGTTTTTAGTTCCTTTCCTATGTTTTGGAAATGCGGAAGAATTTTTGTATATGGCTCATAAATATCAATGGAGTTTGCTGCACGGATGATGATGGTTTTTCCTTTTAAGTTAGGAATGGGCCGATTCCTTAGAATCCAATTGTTAGGGTTAGAATAAACAGTTTGGAATTCACCCACTCCATCCGCAGAAAGAATCCGAATGTTTGGAAAAGCATAAAGTCTATCTTTTAATTCCTGTTTTACCTTTTTCAAAAACAATTCCACTTCCCCAGGTAACTCCCATAAGACGACCTCCATTCCAGAAAAATGTTTGGCAACAGCAAGAGAGGTAACTCCTGGATATTCAGGATGGTTTAAGGCAGGACCAATATCAAAAAATACAATTTGGTTCCCCTTTTCAAATCGTTTTAAGTCACCAAACAATGTTTTGCGTAAAGCAGACATTGGTTTGGACAGAAAGGCTTTTCCATTTAACAAATCATCCAAAAATAAATTTGTGTCTTCTAATCTATTTTCATATGTCCTTGCACGAATTTCTTCATCTTGGCCATTAAACAAATAACGACCCGTATACGAACGGATGGTTTTTTCTTCTAAATCGGTAAAAGAGTTGGGACTTAAAGTTTCCCAAGTATAAGGATAAATTGGTTTTCCAATTTCAAAACGATCTGTGGAAGGTAAATCAACAATTTGGCCGTATGGTGTTAACCTAACATATTGTTTGTAATAAACATCTGATTGTTCTGGATTGTTTCGAAGTTTAGAAAGAATCGCTAAATTAAAAAGAGCATATCTGTGGTATGGTTTTTCTTCGATTCCATAAATAGACTTGGCAGAAACAAGAGATTCCCATACTGATTTTGCAATGCTCCATTTTCCTAACTCATAAAGTGTGGCTGCATATAAATTATAAGAATACAAAGTTATATCGTGGTTAGCAAAACCATCTCTAATAATAATTTTTCTTTGGTCTTGTAACAATGACAATGCGGTGTCATACCGACCCAAATCAAAATACAACTTAGCTAAATTAAAATCAAAATAGAGGGAATTCAATCCCTTCGGAATCAACCCTCGAATGGAAGACAATTCATACGATGCAAGTTCTGCTTGTGAAAGGTCAGAAAGTAGGAGCCCATAAAAATAAGAATTTTCAATAGATGATGGATCTTGCAACAAACCCAAAGTGTCGTAGAGTTTTCTAGCAGACGTTAAGTAATAAACTGCCTCTTCTTTTTTTCCATCGAGCACTAGTGTTTTCCCAAGTAAGGAAATGGTATCCGCATAATCTGTATGAAATACGGATTTTAGAAGTTCTCTTTCTTTTTTGGCTGCGGTTGCGTATTCTATAGTTTTACTAAATTCTTTTTTTGCGAAATAGAACTCTGCAATGGTTTTTGCAACATAGAACTTCGTGTAGGTGGAGAAATTAGAATTTCCTCCTACATTTCGCCAAATCTCTTTGAATGATTCCTCGGTTCTTTTTTCTAAACTTATACTAATTTTGATGAATTGTAAATACTCAGAAGGAAAATCCAAAGTTTTTAATAGAGAGTTTTTTTCATCCAAGGATAACTTGGGATCATACCCAGACAAACGAACAAACTCTGATTCAGAAAGGAAATCCTCTTCGGAAGGAATTTTCCACTCGGGACTACGTTTCAACAAACGATGCAAACGAATGGTTTCATCCAAAAGATGCGTTAGGGATTTATAAATGGCAGAAACTAATTTTCCACGTTCTTCATAAGGAAGAAATACCGACTGACCAGTGTAAGTTGACTTTTGTTCAAT containing:
- a CDS encoding STAS domain-containing protein; translation: MLKHEVKDGKLVVYLEGRLDVSVANEVEEGLMELIDNAGHRKVLLNMKDVEYMSSSGFRACISTLRKLNSKDGSLKISNIKPAVKRIFDVIELTSLFDIYDSEDAALKAF
- a CDS encoding indole-3-glycerol-phosphate synthase (involved in tryptophan biosynthesis; amino acid biosynthesis; converts 1-(2-carboxyphenylamino)-1-deoxy-D-ribulose 5-phosphate to C(1)-(3-indolyl)-glycerol 3-phosphat) — encoded protein: MNPILHKIVETKHEEVRLARGKKLPPRILPLRPWESQLKTNSISVIAECKKGSPSSGILRPDYFPVEIASIYESSGAGAISVLTDSQYFFGSLGDLKAVAESVSIPVIRKDFIIDPIQIDEAYAYGASAILLIVRILSPKDLTSLHRYAKDLGLSILVETHNREEVKTALDAGATTIGINTRDLDTFEIHKNLIEEIAPELDESIIRVAESGIESYADWQKYKGIVDSMLIGTYFMKSKDISSDFKSLLSGN
- a CDS encoding ATP-binding protein encodes the protein MKFISKTLLFFCFFFIGFCTSDTTPIPKLEKGILNLRNFSFSQEQKFSLEGEWKFTPREFTLTPNEKSILVSIPELPHWNSYNQVHNQEKVGYGMGSYHLSILPPKERATLAIDFTDFFSDAEVYQNQSKIGTFGSIKNPNANFDIKPQLIRILPSDQNPIELTVFVRNRFYPLGGIRIPPTIGVYESLKTSREKDILTNAIVVGGFIFLGFYQLGMHYTRKKIKGSFYFFLFCFVMSLQILAAGPRILFVFFESVPSELVFRIDYFTQYIGVILGLNYIHSLTKKYISKKIIYISSGLLIIPACLSVFGSIYLITSIHHYVLSIIIPILIVALYLIVSYIRDKRAGYIYLGLSVILMIGFTSHDIILSLLHKTQPLLLNYGLLLFVFFQSIFLSKHISGEIVSAELKFKDALHQLVQSEKLSSLGVMVASVAHEINSPLSAVIMTSDSIRDDISTFFKELPYYEPIPKDCYPILISLVEYSLSQVELLSGKEYREQKQKISQNLETLGINDTTRVSELLVCLGLKEIPKEWISVFSEKRSDSLLVLAEKVVRILQGTNTIQTAANRAIKIAQALKNFTHFDPKAEKQSIHLSDSIQNIIAILGGYIKQGIQISTISETIPPIDCYPDELNQVWSNLLQNAIQSTNGKGEIKIEIGQTSLQNEPFAFVSIQDSGPGIPEDIIGKIFDPFFTTKPVGQGTGLGLYISKQVIEKHRGIIEVHSKPKETKFIVYLPYVSKDNDMKLS
- the murD gene encoding UDP-N-acetylmuramoyl-L-alanine--D-glutamate ligase, encoding MFSESIPTPSDLDQFQNFLILGGGSSGDSSARLLSSLGKRCILADQFPERANSSLYVSVLSDNHPQEILKEIHCIIKSPGVLPNHPILEEAKKNEIPVYSEICLARIFYKGPIIGITGTDGKSTTTALTYHILKSKFPNSKMGGNIGVPFTSFCMEPLDLVVLELSSYQLEDSPNLELTSSAILNLASDHLERHKTMESYAKAKWKIQNLNNPNHKAFVSPNFLNFIKTENTNHQNLFLVGENKNYSVSLDPNQIHTPSFVYDASSFPLKGKHNLMNLCFAIALCETMDMNEKEIQNGFESFTGLPHRFKKVDNSGFQKQYQNIHFINDSKSTNLHSMLSGISGFKKGDGLFLILGGIPKSEPINPLIQRLKELNNPIWVYGKAVEVWKTELEKMDFPIHYFPDLPTLLGHLKQTIDIELENHLEKESQSLSVIFSPAGASFDLYKNFEERGNHFESILKQIFS
- a CDS encoding ATP-binding protein; translated protein: MNWKQFLKAFILFLLYIGTAKLGMEYFAFQPVNLAVLWIPSGIGLIGCLFFGYWFLPVVWLASFLSNKDGLISSHHNLSQFDLYLSICLTAGVDTFQSALAYTFWIKKIRKSLNSAKDNFYFVTYVSFLSSVISILCLGGVLYSFGYFYKLNNSEIVRTLIVIIFGDTIGIFITVPFFMAWRKFQLEDLSIKLILWTTAFILVQAVIVYHFPYLFFLSFLILIYLGYRFQIRGVTLGVFLLYLSSILMTRMGVGPFVYPGVFDSYIYLISFLIPFSILSEFITLQYQRLITYRFELEKKVFDRTKLLRKQVFEKNKAIEALHNSEKLLSESNRTKDIFFSIIAHDLRNPLGAFKQLTELLYEDFDSHSNAEKKDTIFEIQNSASMLYGLLEQLLDWARTQTGNMPFRPKQINLLSLVTKIVDQVESLIKKKSIRITLDIPSALAYVYADSEMIQAVLRNLITNSIKFTNENGEIRIIAKQDEDGIRVECHDNGIGMDSSDLEKLFRVDAQVTSIGLEGEKGTGLGLILCNEFIKLHGGEIWATSEKGKGTIVSFRLPDPK
- a CDS encoding enoyl-ACP reductase FabI, whose protein sequence is MDYQLEGKTVIITGITDSSSLALVIAKECKQLGAKLICTGLGKTEFHQNLSEAGYSFLERTYSDFTQTVKKELGDDVITYPLDVTIQANIDSFADFLQTSQISVHALLHSIAMDKTIRQGKVKPIMTVSREEFMDAMNVSAFSLLALTQSLYQRNLLAKKGSIVALSYLGAEKIVSHPYKNIGIAKSALERLVKEMAMELGKEIQVQVNAIRFSPYRASKAGSAIEGLEQAENNCEQMAPLGNASAKDLAEEVAYLFRPGNRITGEIRHVDGGYHIRG